Below is a window of Rhodamnia argentea isolate NSW1041297 chromosome 11, ASM2092103v1, whole genome shotgun sequence DNA.
CATGgacacatgaaaatatttagatataaattatcgtcaataatgaaaatactttttttaattaattatttcaaaatacaaacgaatattttcggaaaatattttttaggttATTTATATTCGGTGAAACAAAGAGAGGCTTAATACGTAAGTCTTAATATGTAAAGCATTTGTCTTAGCATACATGGTCAAAGTTGTCAGAGCGTAGAGTAGAAATATCTTTCACAATTTCCCGCCCAAAGAGCTCCCCGTCCTTCGAGTTCGCTTCGACATTCTCTCTCCGCTGGTAATTTCTCCGCAGTCATCCATGGAGTCCATGGAAATGGAGGAGAACCCTAGCCCTCACGAGAAATCAATGGCAGCATTTCTGATACGCTTCTGCTCGGATCAGCTTCGCatcatcactctctctcccGACTCCGATCTCCACTACCCTCTCTACATCGAGTGATTCCCCTCACTTTTGTTCCATCGGCTCGATGATGATACATGACTGTTCAAGATGTTTTCTGAATCGATTTCTTTTGCAGATTTGCAGAGCTTGTGGATTACGATCCTCCTCTTGCCCACCTCGTGTTCTCTCAGCCTAGTCAATACTTGAAGGATTTTGACGACGCGGCTATTTGGGCTCACGTACGCGGGTTCACCCCTTCCTTATCCCGTAATTCGATAGACGGATTATTTGCGTTGCCCTAAGTGGCATAGTATTGTGAAACACTGTTGAAAATATGTAATCGACTGTGAACTGATTGAAAGGTGATACAGATATTTTCCGCTGATTGTGGGGAAAGTTGTCCCGGTAGTCCCTTGTTGTCTAAACATTCACGTCCGTTCACTGACTGTCTCCTTTTCCCTGTGATGAATGGGTTGGCTGTCTAGTTGGTTTAGTGGAGCAAATGCATTGCAGTAGTTTCTCTGTATGTCCAAATCTTATGCATAGTATGTCTCAACCATTTTGCTCTATAATTGTATGCGTTTGCGAGACTCAAGTCCTATGTAAGGTATGGAAGATGCTGTGAAGTGAAGTGTGGCTAGAGAGTTGAGAGTCATATTCCTAGAAGACAATGTTTTAATATTCCTTTGGATGTGATCCACATGATTCTGGTTGGACTGGTATCCTTACGGTAGTCATGGGTTCGTCTTACATGCTTTTTTGGCGAATGTAATCTGTAGTTGTTTGTTCATGATATGGGCAGAAAGATTCAACTTCGTTCCGTGGAAGCGTCCCACACTGGTTTTTATTTGACTGCCAGAACACAAGTTCCTCTCATTCTGCTTGACATAAAACCTctagttcttttctctttcctttgttAGAGCTTCCTCCTGATTTGGTAGATAATGTTGATTCCATAACCTTCCCATGTTACAAGAACCAATTCACATGCATGAATTTGATCCCAATCTGATTGTTAGTGGGACATGAATGACAGAAAAAATCTCCTTCtaatatcttctttctttgaGGGGTAAAGCAACTTTACTTTGACCTTTTAACACTATGTTGAGCAGTAAATCTGAGAGACGTGAGCATGGTATTTTAATTGTATATGAACTTTAATTTCTCATGTCAATTGAACTTTCATTAGAGAAATCTCTTAATGATATCTTCATGAAAACCTATTCATACTTAAAGCCAGAAGGTTGCAAACTTGCATGAAAGAGATGTTGAATTGATATGGCAATGTGTATCTGCAGAGAGTTTTATTGGGGAACTTGAGAGAAAACAAAGATGGAGTGGAGAAGAATTTCATTCACATCCGGATCAATATCAGTGGATCTCCACTTGAATGCCCTGGTTTGCTTCTCTTTTCGATTGAAAGTGCACTTTCTTTAGAAGAATTTCTGATTGTATACCATCTACTTCTAcccattatttttcaaatggttCATTGCTTTGTGCTGCATTTAGAGACTTTTCCAAGCATTGGGCATGTGAGAGTGAAGCATCGAGGTATTCTTCTTACCCTAAAGGGGACTGTAATAAGGTCTGGAGCTGTAAAGATGTATGAAGGGAAGAGGTGGTATAAATGCCGAAGATGTAATCACAGGTGGACCATCTCAGCATTCAGCACACTTCAGTTGCTGCAATCTGATAATACAATGTTCAACTATTTGTTTTCTTCGTTTGTTTGGCCATAAATAATCTTGTTGGATTATGTGCAAGCTAGCATGACAATAGattcttataaatttttcttgtttatctTTACCCACCTTAAACCCACCAGAGAGTACTTTCTTTATTCTGATAAGTTACACTCTGGATGTGAATGAATCTGATTATGTATTTGATGGAACTTGAGCTTTATCTTCTTGCCCTCTTATGCCCTTCGTTGGTAAAGAAGTGGTCAATTTTTCAcatatcaataattttttttttaaagatcaaCCTTTGAGTTAGCAGTTTGCTTATGCAGCTTCCCAGTGTATCCTGAGCTGGAAGCAAGAAACTCCATAGTTCTGCCGTCCATTTGCCCATCTCAGGTCCATTTACTGTCTATAGTTTAAAACTCAAGTCTCTTTAATGCTCTTTGTTTCACTTGCAATGTTACTAATAGGATATAAGAGCTTAATCAGGATTTACAAAGTAGAAGCCATGTGGATTACTTTGCATTACAATGCATTTCCCATTACTTTTATCTACTTTTTGACAAGATGATGAATCTTGAATATTTAAGATTTGCTTGTTCTGTAATCTAATACTTGCAGAGCACTTTCAATCCAAGCGTGGGTCTTCACTATTCTTTAGTTTCCAAATCAAATCTCTCATTTAGAAGTTGGCTTGCTATTGCACatgcattcaaataatctatTGTTTCCCATAACAGGGGTCTAAAAGTTGTGAAGGCACAAATTTCCAATTTGTGGAGAACAGCATAACTTGCCAAGATTATCaggaaataaaaattcaagagagCACACAATTGTTGGGTGTTGGGGCCATCCCTCGTTCAATTCCTGTTATTTTGCAGGATGATCTGGTTGACATCGTCAAAGCTGGAGGTAAGGTATCTCTGGTATTCATACTTAGATTGACTATTCCATATACCAGTAAGTGCGGGATATTTAATATTTGGAGATAACCATCAACTTCTTGTCCTTAAGAGAGAAGTTTATTTTCTGTTCCAGCTGACACTACAAATTCCTTGGTTTTCTCCCTCACAATGCCTTCAGTCCTTTTAAGGGTTAGGTTGGCTCTTACTATGTATGGCTTCCTTTATCTGCAGATGATATAATCGTCACTGGAATCTTGACTGCGAAGTGGTCTCCTGATCTGAAGGATGTGCGCTGTGATCTTGAGCCAGTACTAGTTGCCAATCACGTGAGGTATCGAGTTGAGTATACTACATGTTGTACAGATTATATATTGTTAGTCCTCTTGGTGTAGGTCTATAGAATTTCAAAAGATATGATTTGCGACTGCAGAAGATGTATTTTCTTGGTTATGATCTTTGAAATGATCTGATCTGGTTGACAACTGGTTAAACTGAGAACTGACCATGTTGCTGTCTGGCTTTCCCATTTATGATGCTCAAGCTTGGCAGTGAGCTAGTTTAACTGGTCGACCTAATTTGACCTGTGATAGACTTTTTGAAGAATGAATTGTCGAGTGGGGTTAGAGATTAGGCTCCTGCCTTCTTGGATCAAGTACATACGCCTAACCACTTGGGCATCACGATGCTACTGCAATATGCATGCCAGTTAATATACTTAAAAGAAACGATGGGCTTGACTGTTACTCTCGAAAATTCAAGTTGCACTGGAAGGGATTTGAATCTGGACCCTCCAATATATGTTAGTCTACCCCTTCCTTCTGGTCGATACAGTTTGTCTATGTCTGTTGATACATTACTAAGCATTAGATGACAAATTACGCTTATCAATATAAAAGTAACTGGCCTATCGTCACTAGTTATACTGGTGATTTGGCTGGGTATCTGAGCACTTGCTCCATGTTTCTACGACTCATTTTGGTTTTTGGCTGAGTATGGGTTCCTCTAATACATAGGAGAACCAATGAACTGAAGTCAGCGGTCAATATTCCTGATGATGTCATCATGAAATTTAGGAATTTCTGGAATTGCTTCAAGGATACACCACTGAAAGGTATTGATAGTTAATAGGTCCCTGACTTGCCAGGCTAATCAATGTTTTCGAAGAGATGAATTTCGCTTTACTATTATGTTCTCCCTGAATCATCAATTAATTCTGTATTGTCAACCTAGGGAGAAATGCTATCATGCGTGGTGTTTGTCCTCAAGTTTTTGGACTCTTCACAGTGAAACTTGCAGGTGATTTCTGTAGCACGTTGTTCTGAAAATTCTTTGATGCTGCCTGAGTGTAGATATTTCCTAGGCATATCTTCAATGATGAGTGATAACTTAGTGGGAAGTTGCTCATTCATCCTTTTCTTGTACCTAATATCCTTGTGCAATACAATTTGTTGGCTTCTTTAATATCATTTTGTCAACTTTAGTTGCTTTAACGCTCATTGGAGGTGTTCAGCATGTTGATGCTTCGGGAACAAAGATTCGAGGAGAGTCTCATTTGCTTCTGGTTGGGGATGCAGGTAAATATTAGACTCAACAT
It encodes the following:
- the LOC115747321 gene encoding probable DNA helicase MCM9, whose protein sequence is MESMEMEENPSPHEKSMAAFLIRFCSDQLRIITLSPDSDLHYPLYIEFAELVDYDPPLAHLVFSQPSQYLKDFDDAAIWAHRVLLGNLRENKDGVEKNFIHIRINISGSPLECPETFPSIGHVRVKHRGILLTLKGTVIRSGAVKMYEGKRWYKCRRCNHSFPVYPELEARNSIVLPSICPSQGSKSCEGTNFQFVENSITCQDYQEIKIQESTQLLGVGAIPRSIPVILQDDLVDIVKAGDDIIVTGILTAKWSPDLKDVRCDLEPVLVANHVRRTNELKSAVNIPDDVIMKFRNFWNCFKDTPLKGRNAIMRGVCPQVFGLFTVKLAVALTLIGGVQHVDASGTKIRGESHLLLVGDAGTGKSQFLKFAAKLSNRSVITTGLGSTSAGLTVTAVKDGGEWMLEAGALVLADGGLCCIDEFDGMREHDRATIHEAMEQQTISVAKAGLVTTLSTKTIVFGATNPKGQYDPEQPLSVNTTLSGPLLSRFDIVLVLLDTKNPEWDAVVSSHILSEGVSDNGGRDEDLANMWPLEMLRRYIHFVKSYFRPVLTKEAEIIISSYYQLQRRSSTHNAARTTVRMLESLIRLAQAHARLMFRNEVTRLDAITAILCVESSMTTSAIVDSVGNALHSNFNENPDHEYCRQETLILKKLSTVEDFSALNLLEVL